In Natronogracilivirga saccharolytica, the following are encoded in one genomic region:
- a CDS encoding OmpP1/FadL family transporter produces MNSLESITPERKCRTGSANPPLYRSGIHKAHRTLFVTMVAALIIMVFSVDVHAQSGGFSGAFTRMGFGARGMAMGNAIGSVSQDGVYAHYNPALSADITNNQFDLGTALMSFDRSLHSVNATFPLPPNAGLSFGLLNANVYDIDGRTSSGYHTDYLSTHEFQFFAAFGISINPRIRLGASVKLQLASFHEEISNSTGAGFDIGMILSPTDSWRIGFAAQDLVSEYSWNTSDLYGGQDGRSKSDPFPNRFRLSTSYRFAETGLTLSSEYEIQRQSSEYQRLQVASGVLPPRNSRQTDNITTSSHQIRFGASWDAHERITLRGGWEVLDLDFLEETHKVSAGFSVHLPYDALSPSIDYAFVREPMGIAGMHVLNLRLSL; encoded by the coding sequence ATGAACTCTCTTGAATCCATAACACCTGAAAGAAAATGCCGGACCGGCTCTGCGAATCCGCCCCTGTACCGGAGCGGCATACATAAAGCTCACCGCACATTGTTTGTCACGATGGTAGCTGCCTTGATAATCATGGTTTTTTCTGTTGATGTTCATGCTCAGAGCGGTGGTTTCAGCGGTGCGTTTACGAGGATGGGATTTGGTGCAAGGGGCATGGCAATGGGCAATGCCATCGGGTCCGTATCCCAGGACGGCGTTTACGCTCACTACAACCCTGCACTTTCTGCCGATATCACGAATAATCAGTTTGATCTGGGCACGGCGCTGATGTCGTTCGACCGCTCGCTTCATTCCGTGAACGCAACATTCCCGCTGCCCCCCAATGCCGGACTCAGCTTCGGATTGCTCAACGCCAATGTCTATGACATTGACGGCCGGACCAGCAGCGGATACCACACGGATTATCTGTCCACCCACGAGTTTCAGTTTTTTGCAGCATTTGGCATCAGCATCAACCCGCGAATCCGCCTTGGCGCTTCGGTCAAACTTCAGCTGGCCAGTTTCCATGAAGAGATCAGCAATTCCACTGGCGCCGGGTTTGATATCGGCATGATCCTGAGTCCCACCGACTCCTGGAGAATTGGATTCGCTGCCCAGGATCTTGTCTCCGAATACTCATGGAACACATCAGACCTGTATGGCGGACAGGACGGTCGCAGCAAATCAGATCCGTTTCCTAACCGCTTCCGGCTGTCCACATCCTACAGATTTGCGGAAACCGGACTGACTCTCAGCTCTGAATATGAAATCCAGCGGCAAAGCTCCGAATATCAGCGCTTGCAGGTCGCATCAGGCGTGCTGCCACCGCGCAACTCCCGCCAGACCGATAACATTACTACCAGCAGCCATCAAATCCGCTTCGGAGCATCCTGGGATGCCCATGAGCGAATTACCCTGAGAGGAGGCTGGGAGGTTCTGGACCTGGACTTCCTTGAGGAGACCCATAAAGTAAGCGCCGGATTCTCTGTG